The Argentina anserina chromosome 5, drPotAnse1.1, whole genome shotgun sequence genome includes the window acgtttccgttttcgattccCGATGTTACAAAACGGAACAAACACGATTTAAATCATTTCTAAAACTCAAAACTTTAGAAATAGTGTATTAACTcgtcccgaaaaatcgggttattacattaacGTACACCATGAAGTTCAACCAAGTAATTATCCATTTTCGACAAGATAAACAGAGGTATCATTCTGAGAAATACAAATTAAGAAACTCTAGCAAGGGACAGTAAAAGCATGAAGATGTTcatcatatttatatataagcaCATGAGTTTAGGCCGTTAAGTATATGGGTTTTACAAACTCTTAAGTGCATGGTATCTAGCTAATCTACACGTCAAATTAACATGAATCTAGTAATGgatatttaattacattagTGGAATACTGTAGACCGATCATCTTCGTTGGTGTGTACATTAATTTGTATGGGCACTGCAAAGTCTGGAGGCCCTTTGATGTTCTAATTCAAATGGTCAATCTTCTCCAAAAAACCGTGGCTTTCAATTGTTTTCAAGGGTTTATTCTTTCATTTCTTTGTGTTCAGTgttcaccccccccccccccccccccctctcttAATATTTGATGTATGTAGTTGCTAAGATTAGATGAATCTCTAATATACTCTAAGTTTTTATTATTGGCCGGAATGAAAATTCAGCTTTGATAAAAcatcatatatcatatatatactcCAAAATTCTGATTTATATTCACAAAAGTCCACCTACACCAACACATATTAGATGGATCGGTGCCCTTGGTATTTGTGGTCAATATTACTTAGAAAATACCAAGTATATGTTAGCTAACTGTCCATTTATGTTGGTGCTATAGATAGTGTATGTCATGCTCTAAATCAATTCTTTGACTACTAAGAAATTGCATAGTGAGTTTAATAAGAGTTAATGAAGAATATTATAGAAGAATCCCCGTCCCATTCTGCCATGCATTTGCATGCATGTCAATCTTGTAACTTGTGTTCTTTTTCAACTAATACAAGAACAAAGATTGGTGCCCTCAGCATTCCCATATTCAGCTTTCTAACAAATGCAGACAAATGCAGTTAATCATTCGCTACAAGCAAGGGCACCCAGTTAATCATTCGCTCTTCTATATCTAGCTAGTCCACTTCAAATTACGTACTCTAGATTGTAGAGACCTCTCTCGAGATTCTTGACAATATTTAtagccggcctctatatatctCACTCGTCTAACTAGCTGCCGCCAAAATTGGACCTCTCAGTGCGAAAGTATATAGCTGCTTGAGAAACTTATGTTATTCCTGGGTGAAGAAGGAAAGCACACATGGCTTAAACTTCTGGGATATGAATAGTAACCGAGTCTCCCGAATCTCGATTACTAGTAGTACTACTGGAACACCCGGACTCCCTTAAAGTTGAACTACCAGTGCCAGCAGTTGATGATGACTCTTCTCCAGCCGCTGCTGTCACATTTGGAGCGACGTTATTGTCCATCTGTTGCTGCTGGTTTTGTCGTAGCTCCAATGAAACTATCCTGGAACTGTGGTGGGAGACTATAATGCTATGGTGCTGCTGGAGTTGTTGTGCAGCTGGCTCTGTTGATGTGGTGGAACTAACAGTTACTGGTGCGGGATTATTACTGTCGATTTTGGTCGTACTAATCGGAATCACCAAGCATCTGCAAAGGGGGCAGGTTGTGTTGTTGTGCAGCCAGTGATGTATGCAATGGACATGGAAGACATGCTTGCACGATTGAACCTGCAGTAACTCCTCTTCCATTTCGAATTCCCCCAAGCAAACACAACATCTGGATCCAACCATTAGGCAGGCACAAATTTAGCTTACAAGATCAATTAAATCAGCCCACAAATCACTAACACATCACAATTTGACATCCCTAGTTCgatcaatgaaaaaaaaaacataacttgtaGAACGCATCAAACACTCATAAAGTTGATCGAATGTCTATATATTATTATCCATTTCGAGCTGGAAAAAAGTTTTGTTGAAAGAATCTCGATCAGAATGCTATAATTACACAAATTCTATAATTGAACTTTATTTTCACGTTTGGTCTCCTCCAAAAGATGTCCTTTCacactatatatattctactCGTTTATCAATCACTCCTTTTCTCAAAAGCACTTTTGAGAAAAATAGTGGATGTTATGAGAGATTCTAACCGATCGAACATGTATGCAAAGAAATATAAGCATCGAACTATTTATATATGATATTACTTAATAATTGAGAGATTACCTTAGAATTCAAAAACCCTCTACTATTtttgttgttattttttattttggtaaATCGTCTAAATCTCAAATTCTGAATAGTCGGTTGGCAATGGTAGTGGCATTCCAACTTTAAGATGTGATGGAACACCATCTTGGCACATGCTAATAGAACCTAATAGGCTAATACTGATGTCTCCAACACATAGACCAGTTTAACTTCATCTGGCTTGTCATGACAATATGGTAAATCAAGATTAAAcaagttaaaacttaaaactgAAAGCAGTTTGATTGAAACTTACTGGGAATCCTTTTTCCTCAATTCTTCATCAAATAGAATGATCTGCAGCTTCTCTTTGAGCTCTCCCTTCAAATCCATCGGACAAGGCTAATATGCATGgaaggaaaaacaaaacaattagATAATTATAGATGATATACAAAATTCACATTGTAAAACCTCAGAAATGGATTCTCAATTAATTTATCTACTGGCCGGTACTTCTTTTCACTTCTTGCATGTttttgtgagagagagagagagagagagagagagagagcttacAGCTGAGGAAACATATGTTGAAGGTCCTGA containing:
- the LOC126794999 gene encoding probable E3 ubiquitin-protein ligase RHA4A, translating into MVLPYPTQTTASSPSSITTTSSQSHLYPQALQLKLYQAFIFSIPILFSIILFLLFYLFYLKRRASTLSSSPPILIQRRSHNQASGPSTYVSSAPCPMDLKGELKEKLQIILFDEELRKKDSQCCVCLGEFEMEEELLQVQSCKHVFHVHCIHHWLHNNTTCPLCRCLVIPISTTKIDSNNPAPVTVSSTTSTEPAAQQLQQHHSIIVSHHSSRIVSLELRQNQQQQMDNNVAPNVTAAAGEESSSTAGTGSSTLRESGCSSSTTSNRDSGDSVTIHIPEV